The Acanthopagrus latus isolate v.2019 chromosome 6, fAcaLat1.1, whole genome shotgun sequence genome includes a region encoding these proteins:
- the tspan2a gene encoding tetraspanin-2a, whose translation MSKVQGGMKCVKYLLFVFNFIFWLSGLLVLAVGLWLRFDPETVELLTGDGAPDTFFIAVYILLGAGALMMIVGFFGCFGAVRESQCLLASFFACLVIIFGAEIAAGVFGFINKEQIVEEVQKFYSSSIADVTNANGTAIALIYHKTLNCCGGSTSDASTTLCADAPEETEDCLTAITDFFNEKLHIIGYIGIGVAGVMILGMIFSMVLCCAIRNNREVI comes from the exons ATGAGCAAAGTGCAGGGAGGGATGAAATGCGTGAAATATCTGCTTTTCGTGTTCAACTTCATCTTCTGG CTGTCGGGCCTGTTGGTGTTGGCTGTGGGACTTTGGCTCAGGTTTGACCCAGAAACGGTGGAGCTGCTGACAGGTGACGGTGCCCCCGACACCTTCTTCATAG cTGTGTACATCCTTCTCGGCGCAGGAGCGTTGATGATGATCGTCGGGTTCTTTGGATGTTTCGGGGCCGTGCGCGAGTCTCAGTGTCTTCTTGCATCG TTCTTTGCCTGCCTTGTGATAATCTTTGGAGCAGAGATCGCCGCTGGTGTGTTTGGATTCATAAACAAGGAACAG ATTGTTGAGGAAGTGCAGAAGTTTTACAGCAGCTCCATCGCCGACGTCACCAATGCCAACGGCACTGCAATCGCTTTAATCTACCACAAAACT CTGAACTGTTGCGGAGGCTCCACATCAGACGCGTCTACAACCCTCTGTGCAGACGCTCCAGAGGAAACCGAG GACTGTCTCACTGCAATAACAGACTTCTTCAACGAGAAGCTTCATATTATTGGATACATTGGGATCGGCGTTGCGGGAGTCATG ATCCTAGGAATGATCTTCAGTATGGTTCTGTGCTGCGCCATCAGGAACAACAGGGAGGTGATATAG